A window of Fictibacillus halophilus contains these coding sequences:
- the kynA gene encoding tryptophan 2,3-dioxygenase: protein MTEQKKLDSKETEKGLHTDFINQMTYGEYLNLDKILSGQKRLSGHHDEMLFIIIHQVSELWMKLILHETRSAIASIESGNLHSAFKMLARVSKIQSQIIESWDVLSTLTPAEYMEFRDKLGQASGFQSYQYRMIEFALGYKTPHILEIYKKDADLHEQLTAALHTPSLYDVSIQALAKAGLYIDEEVLNRDVTKRYEYNASVEAAWLEVYRNVERYWDLYELAEKLVDIEDWLQQWRFRHMKTVERIIGFKVGTGGSSGVNYLKKVLDQRFFPELWDLRTSI, encoded by the coding sequence ATGACAGAACAGAAAAAATTGGACAGCAAAGAAACAGAAAAAGGACTTCACACAGACTTTATCAACCAAATGACGTATGGTGAATATCTGAACCTAGATAAGATCTTATCCGGTCAGAAAAGGCTTTCCGGTCATCACGATGAAATGTTGTTTATCATTATCCACCAAGTTTCAGAGCTATGGATGAAACTCATTCTGCACGAAACGCGTTCGGCGATAGCTTCTATTGAAAGCGGGAATCTTCATTCAGCGTTTAAAATGCTCGCACGTGTTTCAAAGATTCAATCTCAGATCATCGAATCATGGGATGTACTCTCAACCTTAACGCCAGCAGAATACATGGAGTTTCGTGACAAGCTAGGACAAGCATCAGGCTTTCAATCGTACCAATACCGCATGATTGAATTTGCTCTCGGCTATAAGACGCCGCACATCCTAGAAATCTATAAAAAAGACGCAGACCTTCACGAACAATTAACGGCTGCTCTTCATACACCAAGTCTGTACGACGTTTCCATTCAGGCACTCGCAAAAGCGGGGCTTTATATCGACGAGGAAGTACTGAACCGTGATGTAACGAAGCGATATGAATATAACGCATCAGTAGAAGCAGCTTGGCTAGAAGTGTACCGAAACGTTGAAAGATATTGGGATTTGTATGAATTAGCAGAAAAACTTGTAGATATTGAAGACTGGTTGCAGCAGTGGCGATTCCGCCATATGAAAACGGTAGAACGCATTATTGGCTTCAAAGTCGGAACAGGCGGATCATCTGGGGTGAACTATCTCAAGAAAGTGTTGGATCAACGCTTCTTCCCTGAGCTTTGGGATCTGCGTACGAGTATATAA
- a CDS encoding alpha/beta-type small acid-soluble spore protein — MARNNSNQIVVPGAQGALDAMKQEIAAEFGVHLGPDTTSRANGSVGGEITKRLVAQALGGLR; from the coding sequence ATGGCACGTAATAACAGCAACCAAATCGTGGTTCCTGGAGCACAAGGAGCTCTTGACGCAATGAAACAAGAGATCGCTGCTGAGTTCGGAGTACATCTTGGACCAGACACAACTTCTCGTGCAAACGGATCTGTAGGTGGCGAAATCACTAAGCGTCTTGTAGCACAAGCGCTAGGCGGACTTCGTTAA
- a CDS encoding phosphatase PAP2 family protein, whose product MKITLSLCMLIFVSLSFYSSSFITTFDSSLRELILNLRRDRLNEIVLAFTHVGDAKVLAGLCLLGAIVLFIMRQWRNSLLLIGSILVSYGLNLLVKSMFQRERPLDFRLLEEDGYSFPSGNAMVGTTFYIFAAVLLYQRYQKRWILVSGAILPFLLGLSRVYVGVHYPSDILAGFAIGIVLAIALSKLTDKRAKQVESVNRNNTNTAV is encoded by the coding sequence ATGAAAATAACTTTGAGTTTATGTATGTTAATCTTTGTCAGTCTTTCATTTTACAGCTCAAGTTTCATAACAACTTTCGATTCGAGTTTGAGAGAGCTTATTTTAAATCTCCGAAGAGATCGGTTAAATGAAATCGTACTAGCCTTCACTCACGTAGGGGATGCCAAAGTGCTCGCTGGACTCTGTTTACTCGGTGCAATTGTTCTTTTCATAATGAGACAATGGAGAAACAGCTTGTTACTGATCGGAAGTATTCTGGTTTCTTATGGTCTGAACTTGCTAGTTAAATCCATGTTTCAAAGAGAACGGCCGCTAGATTTCCGCCTTCTTGAAGAGGACGGGTACAGTTTTCCGAGTGGAAACGCTATGGTAGGGACAACGTTTTACATATTTGCAGCCGTTCTTCTCTATCAACGGTATCAAAAGCGCTGGATCCTAGTGTCAGGTGCGATTCTTCCGTTCCTACTCGGATTGAGTCGTGTTTATGTTGGCGTTCATTATCCATCTGATATTTTGGCAGGCTTTGCAATCGGCATCGTTCTTGCAATTGCTCTTAGCAAACTCACAGACAAACGTGCGAAACAAGTAGAAAGCGTTAACAGAAACAACACAAATACAGCTGTATAA
- a CDS encoding rhodanese-related sulfurtransferase, with translation MDFQVLLYYKYVTIEDPEAFKEEHLARCKEIGLKGRILVANEGINGTVSGTVEQTESYMQVMKNDSRFADTVFKIERSNEHAFKKMKVRVRPELVHLSLEDDVNPNELTGKHLSPKEWLEAMESEDVVILDARNTYEYDLGHFKNAIRPDVETFRELPQWVRENFSQYKDKKVLTYCTGGIRCEKFSGFLVKEGFKDVSQLEGGIISYGYDEIAKGKLWDGKCYVFDERISVPVNRTGEEVVVGKCYHCGNPEERYVKCGNPECNAHLLMCEECEHEHKRSCSTECREHPWNRYIKECEAESESSPL, from the coding sequence ATGGACTTTCAAGTATTATTGTATTATAAATACGTAACAATCGAAGACCCTGAAGCATTTAAAGAAGAACATCTCGCTCGTTGTAAGGAGATCGGATTAAAAGGCAGAATCCTTGTAGCGAATGAAGGGATCAACGGAACCGTGTCAGGAACAGTAGAGCAAACCGAATCCTATATGCAGGTCATGAAAAATGATTCTCGTTTTGCAGATACCGTTTTTAAAATAGAGAGATCAAACGAACATGCCTTCAAAAAGATGAAGGTTCGCGTACGACCAGAGCTTGTTCATTTAAGTTTGGAAGACGATGTGAATCCAAACGAACTTACGGGTAAACATCTTTCCCCAAAAGAATGGCTCGAAGCGATGGAATCAGAAGATGTCGTGATCTTAGATGCCCGTAACACATACGAATACGACCTCGGCCATTTCAAGAATGCGATCAGACCAGACGTAGAAACATTCCGCGAGCTGCCACAATGGGTGAGAGAGAACTTCAGTCAATATAAAGATAAAAAAGTTCTAACATATTGCACAGGTGGTATTCGTTGTGAGAAATTCTCAGGCTTCTTGGTAAAAGAAGGGTTCAAGGACGTTTCTCAGCTAGAAGGCGGAATCATCTCTTACGGCTATGATGAAATCGCCAAAGGTAAGCTATGGGACGGTAAGTGTTATGTGTTCGATGAGCGGATCTCTGTACCTGTTAACAGAACAGGGGAAGAGGTTGTGGTGGGTAAGTGTTATCACTGCGGAAACCCTGAAGAACGTTATGTGAAATGCGGAAATCCAGAATGCAACGCGCATCTGTTGATGTGTGAAGAGTGCGAGCATGAACACAAACGCTCATGCAGCACAGAATGCAGGGAACATCCGTGGAACCGTTATATAAAAGAATGTGAAGCAGAAAGCGAAAGTTCTCCTTTGTAG
- a CDS encoding ankyrin repeat domain-containing protein — MNLHQAAMDGNLTVVEELLKNEETSINGLSEGWSPLHLAAHFGHIEIVRLLLDQGADVHVKSGNNMANTPLHAAAANMKNRQEMMSLLLSHGANINEKQSGGWTILHQAAQHNDPEMIAYFVEKGADPYLAKEDGKTALELAEDEEAHEAADILRNSTLNKI, encoded by the coding sequence ATGAATCTGCACCAAGCAGCAATGGATGGGAATTTAACGGTTGTTGAGGAACTTTTGAAAAACGAAGAAACAAGCATAAACGGACTCAGTGAAGGATGGTCACCTCTTCATTTGGCCGCACATTTTGGACATATCGAGATTGTGAGACTGTTGCTTGATCAAGGAGCTGATGTTCATGTGAAGTCAGGAAACAACATGGCGAACACACCGCTTCATGCCGCGGCAGCAAATATGAAAAATCGCCAAGAGATGATGAGTCTCTTACTATCGCACGGAGCTAATATTAACGAAAAACAGAGCGGAGGCTGGACGATTCTACATCAAGCCGCTCAGCATAACGATCCTGAGATGATCGCCTATTTTGTTGAAAAAGGAGCAGATCCTTACCTCGCCAAAGAAGATGGAAAAACAGCCCTTGAATTGGCTGAAGATGAAGAAGCGCATGAGGCAGCTGACATTTTGAGAAACAGTACACTGAATAAAATCTAA
- a CDS encoding LysM peptidoglycan-binding domain-containing protein, with product MRLKILSLSLAAFLVMTTAAHASTPYTVQQNDTLWKIAQHKNVSVSNVIGMNRLTSHSIYTGQTLYIPSSSNLHKVVIGETLNKIASASNVSLWAIQQANPQIKEINWVYPGQVIELPASVAKQQPAPKSTAPAQPAVGSTATQVSQLVNAERQKAGLAPLTLDAELSNVALAKAKDMIQNNYFDHNSPTYGSPFDMMRSFGIEYTAAGENIAQGQTSPQAVMTDWMNSPGHRQNILSSNYDSIGVGYFEGAWVQLFKK from the coding sequence ATGCGTTTAAAAATACTATCTTTATCACTGGCTGCTTTTCTCGTGATGACAACTGCAGCACACGCTTCAACACCATATACGGTTCAGCAAAATGACACACTGTGGAAGATCGCACAGCATAAAAATGTAAGCGTATCAAATGTTATCGGAATGAATCGATTGACGAGCCATAGCATCTATACTGGTCAAACGTTATATATTCCATCGTCTTCAAATCTACACAAAGTAGTAATTGGAGAGACTCTTAACAAAATCGCTTCGGCGTCAAATGTTAGTTTATGGGCAATCCAACAGGCAAACCCACAGATCAAAGAGATCAATTGGGTTTATCCTGGACAAGTGATCGAGCTGCCAGCTTCTGTTGCCAAACAACAGCCAGCACCAAAATCCACAGCTCCAGCACAACCTGCAGTCGGTTCAACTGCTACACAGGTTTCACAGCTTGTGAATGCAGAGCGTCAAAAAGCCGGCCTTGCCCCATTAACACTTGATGCTGAACTTAGCAATGTTGCTTTGGCAAAAGCTAAAGACATGATCCAGAATAACTATTTCGATCATAACTCACCTACTTACGGATCTCCGTTTGACATGATGCGAAGCTTTGGAATCGAATACACAGCAGCAGGTGAGAACATTGCACAAGGCCAAACTTCACCACAAGCAGTAATGACAGATTGGATGAATAGTCCTGGTCACCGCCAAAACATTTTAAGCTCTAACTACGACTCCATCGGAGTAGGTTATTTTGAGGGAGCTTGGGTACAACTATTTAAAAAATAA
- a CDS encoding AAA family ATPase, which yields MTREHARTVYLLSGPAGVGKSTTSTELVKSLPESAYLSGDDISHMHINGREKPWESEQEHDLIWNNILQLTRNFIDYGCDVVIDYIIFPKDVEWLREQLSDFGVTIKYVVLWADKDTLVKRDALRNDEDRMGERCLILFHEFLKSDLDSKHLLHTSLLTTDDMQQVIQEIKTEDRLIHI from the coding sequence GTGACAAGAGAGCATGCAAGAACCGTTTATCTCCTGTCAGGACCTGCAGGAGTCGGGAAATCAACAACTTCAACTGAACTTGTAAAAAGTTTACCCGAAAGCGCCTACCTCTCGGGTGATGATATCAGTCATATGCACATTAATGGAAGAGAGAAGCCCTGGGAAAGTGAACAGGAGCATGATTTGATCTGGAATAACATTCTTCAACTTACAAGGAACTTCATTGATTATGGCTGTGACGTTGTGATTGATTACATCATCTTTCCCAAGGATGTTGAATGGTTAAGAGAACAGTTGAGTGATTTCGGCGTTACGATCAAATACGTTGTTCTTTGGGCAGATAAGGATACGTTGGTAAAAAGAGATGCGTTGCGCAATGACGAAGATCGAATGGGTGAAAGGTGTTTGATTCTTTTTCATGAGTTTTTGAAATCAGACTTAGATTCTAAACATCTTCTTCATACAAGTCTCCTAACTACTGATGACATGCAACAAGTCATTCAGGAAATAAAGACTGAAGACCGGTTGATACACATATAA
- a CDS encoding AbrB/MazE/SpoVT family DNA-binding domain-containing protein, translating to MKSTGIVRKVDELGRIVIPIELRRMMDLDIKDGIEIFVEDDRIILKKYIANNSCVITGEVTDQNSTYAGGKFVLSPNGARALLEELELKF from the coding sequence ATGAAAAGCACGGGGATCGTAAGAAAAGTGGATGAGTTAGGAAGAATCGTTATTCCGATTGAATTGCGCCGAATGATGGATCTAGACATTAAGGATGGCATAGAGATATTTGTAGAAGATGACCGTATTATTTTAAAGAAATACATAGCTAATAACTCTTGTGTGATTACAGGAGAAGTGACAGATCAAAATTCCACGTATGCAGGCGGAAAGTTCGTACTTAGTCCGAACGGTGCAAGAGCACTTTTAGAAGAACTAGAATTAAAGTTTTAA
- a CDS encoding class I SAM-dependent methyltransferase, whose product MNKLERIRQEEKEYHDYCYDNYKLFEKGSWLNRPVRTVMELVPILSGLQDIQILDLGCGVGRNSIPLAQAFIEQGVEIDCVDFLDSALEKLEQYSKEFEVLDHITPINADISTYEIKEDAYDLIVAVSSLEHADSVESLRTVLQRMEKGTRNGGVNCLIVNSEVTETDLETQTPLEALIEINMNTNDMSKLLKNSYPNWEILKAVINPLSFKIVRNLRPVLLTTNAITYVVMKKSV is encoded by the coding sequence TTGAATAAATTAGAGAGAATTCGTCAAGAAGAAAAAGAATACCATGATTATTGTTATGACAATTATAAACTGTTCGAAAAAGGTTCATGGCTTAATAGACCTGTAAGAACAGTCATGGAGTTAGTTCCTATTTTGAGTGGATTGCAAGATATTCAGATATTAGATTTAGGCTGTGGAGTGGGGAGAAATAGTATTCCATTAGCTCAGGCGTTTATAGAACAAGGTGTTGAAATTGATTGTGTCGACTTCCTAGACTCTGCACTTGAAAAACTAGAACAATATAGCAAAGAGTTTGAAGTATTGGATCATATCACGCCTATTAATGCAGACATAAGCACATATGAAATCAAAGAAGATGCATATGATTTGATCGTAGCTGTTTCAAGTCTAGAACATGCTGATTCTGTTGAATCTTTAAGGACGGTTCTTCAACGAATGGAAAAAGGAACTCGTAACGGTGGGGTAAATTGCTTGATTGTAAACTCCGAAGTCACAGAGACTGATCTAGAAACTCAAACACCACTAGAAGCTCTTATTGAAATTAACATGAATACGAATGATATGAGCAAATTGCTTAAGAATTCCTATCCTAACTGGGAAATTTTAAAAGCAGTCATAAATCCGTTAAGTTTTAAAATCGTACGTAATCTAAGACCTGTCCTTCTTACGACTAATGCCATAACCTATGTCGTAATGAAAAAATCTGTTTAA
- a CDS encoding TetR/AcrR family transcriptional regulator, which produces MKKGELRKQEIQEKMANHILINGLQSGSLRSLAQAAGTSDRMLLHYYQDKEELMTEVLTQISDNLITILEQAQTVPIPFNQLVPHLYQLIKNPVVKPYIQLWLELIARASKKEEPYYPIAKQIGNIFIQYCSELIQADDEEKEKLAPLTFIIVEGIAMLDAIDFEPNINKALEGFSDFQK; this is translated from the coding sequence ATGAAAAAAGGCGAATTACGAAAACAAGAGATTCAAGAAAAAATGGCGAACCATATTCTCATAAACGGTCTTCAGTCAGGAAGCTTAAGAAGTTTAGCACAGGCTGCAGGGACGAGTGACAGAATGCTGCTTCATTATTATCAAGACAAAGAAGAGCTAATGACAGAAGTGTTAACCCAGATATCTGATAACCTGATTACTATTCTTGAACAGGCGCAAACAGTTCCTATTCCTTTTAATCAATTAGTACCGCATCTTTACCAATTGATCAAAAACCCTGTCGTGAAACCCTACATTCAGCTCTGGCTCGAGTTAATTGCACGAGCTTCGAAAAAAGAAGAGCCTTATTATCCAATTGCCAAACAGATCGGGAATATTTTTATCCAATACTGTTCTGAACTCATTCAAGCTGACGATGAAGAAAAAGAGAAACTAGCACCTTTAACGTTCATTATAGTAGAAGGAATTGCTATGCTTGATGCGATTGATTTTGAGCCTAATATTAATAAAGCATTAGAAGGATTTTCTGATTTTCAAAAATAG
- a CDS encoding N-acetylmuramoyl-L-alanine amidase, giving the protein MVKIFIDPGHGGTDPGGVANNLTEKALTLKIGLRIRDILLAEYSNVSVLMSRTSDVTKSLTERTDAANAWGADFFLSVHTNAGGGTGYEDYVYPGSIAPTTTYQDNIHAEILKLVNFSDRGQKTADFHVLRESNMPALLTENGFIDNVNDANKLKTTSFIESIARGHVNGIVKSFNLPKKAIYHTVVSGDTVYSLSQQYGSTIQQIKSWNNLDSNYSIFPGQILRVK; this is encoded by the coding sequence ATGGTGAAAATCTTTATTGATCCAGGTCATGGAGGAACTGATCCTGGAGGGGTTGCTAATAACCTCACAGAAAAGGCACTTACTTTAAAAATTGGACTTCGTATAAGAGATATTTTACTTGCTGAATATAGCAATGTTTCCGTTTTGATGAGCAGGACATCAGATGTAACAAAGTCATTAACAGAACGAACCGATGCTGCAAACGCATGGGGAGCTGATTTCTTTTTATCCGTTCATACCAATGCAGGCGGTGGAACAGGGTATGAAGATTACGTCTATCCAGGTTCCATAGCACCTACAACGACGTATCAAGATAATATCCATGCGGAAATTTTAAAACTTGTGAATTTTAGTGATCGTGGGCAAAAGACAGCAGACTTTCATGTATTGCGTGAATCAAATATGCCTGCTCTGTTAACAGAGAATGGGTTTATAGATAATGTGAATGATGCAAATAAGTTGAAAACAACGTCATTTATTGAAAGTATTGCGCGAGGACATGTAAATGGGATTGTGAAGAGCTTCAATCTTCCTAAAAAAGCAATTTATCACACTGTAGTGAGTGGAGATACGGTTTATTCTCTTAGCCAACAATACGGAAGCACGATTCAACAAATCAAAAGCTGGAACAATCTAGATAGTAACTACAGCATATTTCCAGGTCAAATCTTAAGAGTAAAGTAA
- a CDS encoding AraC family transcriptional regulator yields MEWLNRMEEALDYIESMMEEPLNINAIAKVAYSSPFHFQRMFFMISGMTVAEYVRKRKLTLAAQELAVSPSKVIDVALKYGYKTPESFSKAFRKIHGISPSEARQSGVSLKAFPRISFQLTVSGDRELDYLIEEKESFIVFGKTTTLTCGNEGRTRQDFWGECRRDGTIDDINQESISNSLLGLTLNFDEDFTYMIGRKEEVVTSSERLTVKRIPSTTWAVFPCHGSLPEAIQSGFHRIYREWFPATDYQHAGLPEIEVYFVGESGRSAEIWIPIVRR; encoded by the coding sequence ATGGAGTGGCTGAATCGGATGGAAGAAGCTTTAGATTACATAGAGAGTATGATGGAGGAACCATTAAATATCAACGCGATTGCGAAGGTAGCGTATTCTTCACCTTTCCATTTTCAACGAATGTTTTTTATGATTTCTGGAATGACAGTTGCGGAATATGTACGGAAACGAAAGCTGACCTTAGCTGCTCAAGAACTGGCTGTTTCTCCCTCCAAAGTGATCGATGTAGCATTGAAATACGGGTACAAAACCCCAGAATCGTTTTCTAAGGCATTTCGGAAAATCCATGGTATCTCACCATCTGAAGCTCGTCAATCGGGTGTATCACTGAAAGCATTCCCACGCATCTCGTTCCAACTTACCGTTTCTGGAGATCGTGAACTGGATTATTTAATTGAGGAAAAAGAATCTTTCATAGTTTTCGGAAAAACGACTACTCTAACTTGTGGAAACGAAGGTCGAACACGACAAGATTTCTGGGGAGAGTGTAGGCGGGATGGAACGATAGATGATATCAATCAAGAGTCTATTAGTAACTCTTTACTTGGTCTAACATTAAACTTTGATGAGGACTTTACATATATGATTGGCAGAAAGGAAGAAGTAGTAACCTCTTCTGAAAGATTGACAGTTAAGAGAATCCCCTCTACTACATGGGCTGTTTTTCCTTGCCATGGCTCACTTCCTGAAGCTATACAGAGTGGATTTCATCGAATCTATCGGGAGTGGTTTCCGGCAACGGACTACCAACATGCTGGATTGCCAGAGATTGAGGTTTACTTTGTAGGGGAGTCTGGGAGAAGTGCTGAAATCTGGATTCCAATTGTAAGAAGGTAA
- a CDS encoding SGNH/GDSL hydrolase family protein → MKKSMVSLITVGLLFSSGSATWAHPSKQKKVEYVALGDSIPAGMTPYGNYDESYPDMLKDMFQRSNTKLKDYDNFSVSGYSSEQLKDDVENNSTIRNELREATHITITIGANDLFQKLLSDPSTAQQGIDAASSNLNDILQMIDELNPKANVYVMGYYNPFAYYPKEVQNFLVPLSDTLNHEIEVRAIENGDTYVPTAYVIDPEFEKYMPNPEDNHLNVKGYKVIAKEFWKVMKKDR, encoded by the coding sequence ATGAAGAAAAGCATGGTTAGTTTGATTACAGTCGGGCTATTATTCTCCAGCGGTTCAGCTACTTGGGCTCACCCATCTAAACAGAAAAAGGTGGAGTATGTTGCGTTAGGTGATTCCATACCTGCTGGGATGACGCCTTATGGTAACTATGATGAAAGTTATCCGGATATGCTAAAAGATATGTTCCAGCGCTCAAACACTAAACTAAAAGACTATGACAATTTTTCAGTTTCAGGTTATAGCTCAGAACAATTGAAGGACGATGTTGAAAATAACTCTACTATTCGTAACGAACTTCGTGAGGCTACTCATATTACGATTACGATTGGAGCCAACGATCTGTTTCAAAAACTACTATCTGACCCATCAACCGCACAACAAGGAATTGATGCAGCAAGTTCAAATTTAAACGATATTCTACAAATGATTGACGAGTTAAACCCAAAAGCAAACGTCTATGTCATGGGCTATTACAATCCTTTTGCTTATTATCCAAAAGAAGTTCAGAATTTCCTTGTTCCCCTTTCTGATACCTTGAATCATGAAATTGAAGTTCGAGCTATAGAAAACGGTGATACATATGTCCCTACTGCATATGTCATCGATCCTGAGTTTGAAAAATACATGCCTAACCCTGAAGATAACCATTTAAATGTGAAGGGATATAAGGTGATCGCTAAAGAATTTTGGAAGGTTATGAAAAAAGATAGATGA
- a CDS encoding helix-turn-helix transcriptional regulator, which yields MYSEVTKETIRYIEEHLQDDWFLEHYANKVGYSKFHLSRIFKKETGQTLSEYVRKRRLAIAAMYLLYSDESILHIAFSLQFQSQEAFTRSFKELYNMPPGKYRKLMRTISGMEENEMNQTTTVKGWMLSGSHPSDYCMESDDKVFHTGTKSGLLYSTGDMGEGQFGTMMQSISAERFRGKRIKMSCYLKTEDVTKCGAWFRVDNQSGDVVQFDNMDNRSISGTSDWNYYKVVLDVPAESASMHFGVLLAGQGKVWADGFQFVEVDESEPTTNMMGSENLPDQPINLGFDE from the coding sequence ATGTATAGTGAAGTCACGAAGGAGACCATTCGTTACATTGAAGAACATTTACAAGATGACTGGTTCCTAGAACATTATGCAAATAAAGTAGGGTATTCGAAATTTCATCTATCGCGGATCTTTAAGAAAGAAACGGGCCAAACGTTAAGTGAGTATGTTCGTAAGCGGCGTTTAGCGATAGCAGCCATGTACCTTCTCTATTCGGATGAGTCCATTTTACACATCGCATTTTCATTACAGTTTCAATCACAAGAAGCTTTCACACGTTCATTTAAAGAACTGTACAACATGCCACCGGGAAAATATCGAAAACTGATGAGAACCATTAGTGGGATGGAGGAAAATGAAATGAACCAAACAACAACAGTAAAAGGGTGGATGTTGAGCGGATCGCATCCAAGTGATTATTGCATGGAATCGGATGATAAGGTATTCCATACTGGAACCAAATCAGGTCTTTTATATTCAACAGGGGATATGGGAGAAGGACAATTTGGTACGATGATGCAAAGTATTTCAGCAGAACGATTCAGAGGAAAAAGAATTAAGATGTCGTGCTATTTAAAAACGGAGGATGTAACAAAGTGTGGAGCATGGTTTCGCGTAGACAATCAATCAGGGGATGTTGTTCAATTTGACAATATGGACAACCGGTCAATTTCAGGAACCTCTGATTGGAACTATTATAAAGTGGTACTCGATGTTCCTGCTGAAAGTGCGTCTATGCATTTTGGGGTGCTTTTAGCCGGACAAGGGAAAGTATGGGCAGACGGATTTCAGTTTGTAGAAGTAGATGAATCAGAGCCAACTACCAATATGATGGGATCTGAGAATTTACCAGATCAACCGATAAATTTAGGATTTGATGAATAA
- a CDS encoding YjdJ family protein, producing the protein MSYMIQFVLSILVFLFSTFSAWYEGSELRDTQWEWKYSAIFSTWKHGAVTNVSDISGLDHFIYAAKFKPVFPILMTISLLYMLVLIATWLLKNQTNKLSLFFGILGLTLFLASSLTFRSPTMGLEWFTWLFLLAGMSSSIVAVMLRIKFTSNNQEVY; encoded by the coding sequence ATGTCGTATATGATTCAATTTGTTTTATCAATCTTAGTATTTTTATTTTCAACGTTCTCAGCATGGTATGAAGGAAGTGAATTAAGAGATACACAGTGGGAATGGAAGTACTCGGCTATTTTTTCAACATGGAAACATGGAGCTGTAACAAATGTATCTGATATCTCAGGATTGGATCATTTCATCTACGCAGCAAAATTTAAACCAGTATTCCCCATACTCATGACAATTAGCTTGTTGTATATGCTTGTATTAATTGCTACATGGCTTTTAAAAAATCAAACGAACAAACTGAGCTTATTTTTCGGCATACTGGGACTTACACTATTTTTAGCCAGTTCGTTAACGTTTAGATCCCCTACTATGGGTCTGGAATGGTTTACTTGGCTGTTTCTACTAGCTGGAATGTCGAGTAGCATCGTTGCAGTAATGTTGAGAATAAAATTCACATCGAATAATCAAGAGGTATATTAA